The segment CCAGGCGGCGGCCGAGAGCACGCCCGAGGTCCTCCTGGAGCGCCTCATGATCGCCGCCGGGCTGCCCCCGCCGGTGCGCCAGTTCACCCTGGCCCGGGACGGCAGGACCTACCGGGTGGATCTCAGCTACCCGGAGCTGAACCTCGCCATCGAGTTCGACGGCTACCGGTACCACTGGGGAAGGAAGAAGTGGCGCCAGCACCTGGCGCGGAGCAACGTGTTGATGCTGTTGGGCTGGCGGGTGCTCCACATCACCTGGGACGACCTCGTGTTCCACCCCGAGAAGGTCGTGCCCAGGTCCGGGAGGCGCTCGGGATGTCGTAACTTCGGGGGTGTTTGAGCGCTTCACGGATCGTGCCCGGCGGGTCGTGGTCCTCGCCCAGGAGGAGGCCCGCCTCCTCGGCCACAACTACATCGGGACTGAGCACATCCTCCTGGGACTCATCGCCGTCGAAGACGGCGTGGCCAGCAAGGCCCTGGGCACGATGGGCATCACCCCGACGGCGGTCCGGGACCAGGTAGTGGCGATGATCGGCGCCGGAGCGGGGTCGAACGATGCCCACATCCCGTTCACGCCCCGGGCGAAGAAGGTGCTCGAGCTCTCCCTGCGGGAGTCGATGCTCCTCGGTCACAAGTACATCGGGCCCGAGCATCTCTTGCTGGCCCTGATCCGGGAGGGCGAGGGCGTCGCCGCGCAGGCGCTTACCAAGCTGGGCGCGGACCTCGGCACCGCCCGCGAGCGGGTGCTCCAGCTCCTGGGCCCGCTGGACGAAGGGTCGGAGCAGTTCATGCCCGTAGCGCCGGTCACCGGCCGGGCCCCCGCGGCGGCCGAGCCGACCTGCCCCCGCTGCTACTCACCGCTGGTCGGCCTCGCCAAGTCCGCCGCCTTCAGCGTGCCCGGCGCGGGCGGGCGGCCCCGGCGGGTGCTGGCGATGTACTGCGGGCGCTGCGGCTACACGCTGGGCCTCCTCCCCGACGACCAGCTGCCGGCGGAGGACGACGGAGGCGGCTAACCGCCGGGCAGGCCCACCGACTCGATCGTGTTTCGGTACGTGGAGGGGAGCTGCACATCGTTCTCGACGGCGATCTGTCCCGAGGACGCCCGCACCAGCAGGACTGCCGGCTGCCCGTTGAGGTAGGGGGTCAGGTCGAAGGTCGCCCGCAGCCCTCCGGCCACCTGCAGCGATGCCAGGTCCGGCGGATTGCTGGTGGCGGACGCCGTCACCACCGAGACCCCGACGGTGGCGGTCACCGCCGAGGTGTTGACCACCCCCAGGATGTCGGTGCCGCCCGTGGGCGCCCCAGCTGGCACCCACCACGAGGTTCCGGCCCCGGTGGCGCCCTGCACGGACTCGTAGCCCTTCGCCGAGCCGCCGTCGATGGTCACCCGGTCGGCAACCACCGGGACCCCGTTGCTCACCGAGAGGATCGTGGAGTGCTGCGTGCCCGCCGGGACCTCGTCGGAGAGCTTCAGGGTGACCTGGCTGCCGGCGGGCACCGAGACGTTCTGCTGCCCGGCCGGGGCGGAGCCGTCCACGGTCTGGAAGGACTCGTTCACCAGAGCCTCGTGGTTGCTCGGGTTGGCCACCACCAGGTCTTCCTCGCCCTGCGCCGGCGTCTGCCCACCGGGGAAGATCCACTGCAGCTGCGGGGCGGTCACCCCGAGCGACATGTTCAGGCCCCGGGCCGCCGCCGTATTGACCCGCATGAGCCGGTCTACCACCAACCGACCCCGGGTGGCGGTGATATCGAGGCCGAACGAGGGGGTCTCCGGGTAGTAGTCGGCCAGATAGATGGTGGTCTGCGACGACGGCGGGATCGGGAAGTTGTCCAGCCCGGCGGGCACCAGATCGCCGTTGGGGCTGAGGACCCGCACCGTGACCCCGGCCTGCTCGGGGAACGGGTTGGCGACATAGATATAGGTGTCGTATCCGGGAGCGGTGCTGGCGGTGGCGAAGAGCCAGTGCCTGCCGGGCTGCGACGAGCACGGCGCTGCCGTCCCGCCCGTGGTGGAACCGACGACGGTGAGGAAGCTGGCGTTCGACTGCCCGAATCCCTCGACGACTGCTGGTGCCGGGGCGGGCGAGGGGGCCACCTGGTTCGTCGCCAGCCCGGAGGCCAGATCCTCGGTGGTGGCCGCTCCGCTGCCCGTGCCGAAGCCGGTCGCCCGGAGGTGGAGCGCGCCGCTGCCGAGGTTGGCCGTCCACGCCGTGGACCCGAGGTTCTGCGTGGTCGGGACCGGGCAGTACCAGGCGGTGGACAGCGGCGTGGCCGCCGCGGGAATCCGGGCCGCCGCCGGATGGTGCGAGGGAACGGCCGCGTTCAAGACGAGGCCCGCGAGCACCAGCAGGACGGCCACGACAGCCGCGGCGATCTCGCCCCGGCGCATCAGGCGGTCCCACCCGGAGGCGGCGTGTTCCGGCCGGGAGGCGGCGTGTTCCGGCCCGGCGGCGAGGACCTCCCCGGCGGGGGGGTGGTGCGCCCGGGAAGCGGAGACCTCCCTGGCGGGGGCGGGGTACGGCCCGGAAGCGGCGTGGTGCGGCCCGGAAGCGGTGTCGTCCCTCCAGACGGCCGGTCGGGAGGCGGGGTCGTCCCTCCAGACGGCCGGTCGGGAGGCGGGGTCGTCCCCCTAGACGGCCGGTCGGGAGGCGGGGTCGTCCGCCCCGGCAGCGGGGTCGTCCGGCCGGGCAATGGTGTCGTCCGTCCGGGCACGGGACTGCGCCCCGGCGGCGGGATCGGGATCCGGGCCGGTGGTCGGGCGCTTGGGGCGGCGATGCCTGCCAGCGGGCCGGGCGTCGGCCGGCGCGCCCCGGGCCGGACCCCTTCCGAGTGCCCGCCGGGCCGGGTCACGTGGCCGACGGTGGCCATCGCCAACGCCAGCAGCAGGAGGGCGGCCTCGAGGAGGACCCAGCCCACGCGGTGCCACTCGTGGCGGTAGTCAACCTGCACGGTACCGGTGACCCCGGCCGGCACGGCGAAGGCGTTGGCCCAGCCGAACGCCTCGGAGTGGGCCAGGGCCTTGCCGGCCACCGTGGCACGCCACCCGGCGTTGAACGGCTCGGCCAGCAGCACCGGCGAGGGAGCGGCCGCCGTCCCGGCAAAGGATTCCCCCGCCACGTGCCGGAAGGCGGGGGGCGACGCCCATTGCGCCTGCAGGACCGGCTGCGCCCCGGACCCGGTCGCAGCTCCCAGGGATGGGGGCGCGTCGCCTGCGACCGGCAGCACATCCATGATCTGGTACAGGTCGATGTCGGACAGCTCCTGGACCAGGCCCATGTCCTGCTGGCGGGCAACCACCGCCGCCGTGGCCAAATCGTCACGCAGCACCACGAGGTAGCGGATGGCTGCGGTCGCCAGGAGATGGCCCGCCAGGTGGGTCCGCCCGGTCAGGAGGTCATCGACCGCCCCGCGCAGCCACATCGCCCCGGCACCGCCGGACGGGGGCGAGGCGTCGAGCATGCTAAGACCGTCGGCCCCGGTCACGAGGTAGGGGACATCGCCCACCGCCGTCGAACCGGCACCCCCGCCCCGCACGGGGTCGACAAACGCCGAGCCCACCCACAGGACTCGGAAATCGGGCGCTCCCGAGGCGGCTCCCTGCAGGGCGGCGAGAGCCGCGGCCGAGGAGCCGGTCCCGGACACCGGGCTGGCCGGGGGCGCCGGCCAGGACAACAGGGTGGGCGCCCAGCCGCCTGCCAGGCCGATCCCCAGCACGCCGACCGACACTGCCGCCACCACCTGGCGCCAGCCCGCCACCCGCCGGGGGATGTCCTCCGCCACCGCCGCGGCCATGTAGCCGGCGCACACCGCCAGGCCGAACAGCGGGAGCACCAGCCAGAGCCCGGGCGTCGCCGCCGGAGCGGGCAGCCATCCCTTGGCGGCCAGCCCCGCCCACCAGGTGAACCCGATCACCACCGCCGCCAGCATCCGGGCCTCGCGGCGCCGGGAGGTCGACGCCAGCAGGAGCGCGCCCGCCAGCGCCGCCACCGTGGCCACACCGGCGAACAGGGTGACGCCGGGAGCCAGCAAGGTGAGGTGGCTGAACGAGAAGGTCCGCCACAGGGACCGGTACGCCGGGCCGCCGCCCGCTCCGGCGAACAGCGGGCCGAGGATCGCGCCCGAGCGCCCGAGCGCGGGGACCGACCACGGCACCAGCACCGCCACGGCAGCGAGGAGCGAGGCCAGCACCCACCACAGCCGCCGGCCGGCGGCGTCCGAGGCCCGCTCCGCGCCGGTGAGGATTCCCGCCACCAGCCACAGCGCAACCAGGGCCACCAGGGCGCTGGGGGCCAGGGCGAGGCAGAGCGCGCTGAGCAGCCCCAGCCGGATTGCCGACCGGGTCAGGTCGTCGGCCGTCAGCGCCACGGCGGGCCGGGGGGCATGCGAGCCGGGCGTCGGCCCCGGGGCGGAACCGGGCACCGGCCCCAGCATGCGGAAGCCGCACTCGACCAGGTACGGGGCCAGGGCGTACAGGCCGAGGGCGCCCAGGTCTCCTGTCGTGACCGCCAGCCGCAGCACCGGGGCCAGGGCGTAGACCGCGACCGCCAGGATCTGCCCGCCGACGTTGACCGTCCGGCGGCGCATGAACCGGAACATGCCCGCCAGCCCGGCCCCGAGCAGTGCCGCCACCAGGAACTTCTGCGCCACGCCGGCGTGGCCGAAGGCGACGACGTCCACCAGCCACAGGATGGGCAGCGACGGGGGCGGCGCGCCGCCGGTGCCGAGCCCGACGTCGCGCCAGGAGGCGAAGTAGTCGCTGAACAGGCGGTGCGGCGAGGCCGGGAACGGCCACAGCGACCCGGCCCCCACCGTCGACCCGAGCAGCAGATGGCGGCCCGCCAGCAGCAGCACCACAGCGATGACCGCCGAGACCCCTACCGCGGGTGAGCGACTCCACCGGGAGACCCGGCCGGCAAGGGCCGAGGGCGTGAACGCGGCGAACGTCTTCTGGCCGAGGCGCATCGTGCCGACGCCCCACTGCACGAGGCGGCGTTCGAGGAAGATCCGGGCGCGGGCGACGTCCCGCACCATGTAGCGGCGGACCCGGCGGTCGGGGACCGTCCGGCGGCGCTGCACCGCCCGGCGCCGACGGGCGACATCGGGCAGCGAGCGGGTGAACCAGCCGTAGGCCCGCAGGTAGGGCGGGATCTCGTTGAAGCGCCGGAGGCCAGCCAGCAGCACGACCTCCGCACCCAGGAGCCCGGTGTAGAGGGCGATGAGGATGAGCACCCGGGTGGCGGAGGCGTTCTTGGCGATCGTCCGCAGCCGGTTGCGCCGGGTGAAGTAGCGCACCGACTCGTTCGGCGCCCCCTCCCGGCGGCCGGTGGCCATCGCCACGGCGTGGTAGAAGCGGGCCGCGGGCGTGACCACCACGGGAAACCCGCACAGCCTGGCCCGCATGCAGAGGTCGAGGTCCTCGCCGAACAGGAAGTACTCGCCGTCCCAGGAACCGCAGCGCTCGACGGCCGCCCGGCTGACCAGGATGCAGGCGCTGGTGACGAAGAGCACCTCACGGCGGGTGTCGTGCTGGCTCTGGTCGATCTCACCCTCCTCCAGGCCGGAGACCGGGTAGCCGAACTCGTCGGCCGACATGCCGACCTCGAGGAGCACCTCGGGCTCATCCCAAGACAGGCCCTTGCCGCCCACCACCCCGGCGTTGGTCTCGAGCGCGGCGGCCACCAGCAGGCCGACGCAGTCCGGGTCCAGGGCGGCGTCGTCGTGCACGAAGAGGTAGTAGTCGGCCGAGCGGGCATCGGGCGACAACTCCAGCGCTCGGTTCGCCGCCGCCCCGAAGCCCACGTTGCGCTCCAGGCGCAGGATCGACGCCCCCGACAGGAGGCGGCCCACCAGCCGGCGCACGCCCTCGGGGTCGTCGGAGGCGCAGTCGACCACGATGACCTCGATGGCCGGGTAGGTCTGCATCGCCAGCGACTTGAGGCACCCGGGAAGCCAACGCCTGCCGTTGTGGGTTACGACGACCGCCAGGACGCGCGGCCAGGCGATCGAGTCGGGCGCGTCAGACTCGCTCACGGAGAGACAAGAAGAGCCGGAGGTGGAACGCGGCGGCTACGGACAGAGACCAGGATGGCGAGATTATAGAGCGGGCTTGTTGCCGCGCCGCCTCCAGGCGCGTTCGGGTTCGGTGGGCTCGGGCGGGCGGCTGGGGTAGGTGACCACGCCCATGGGGGCTGCAGTCGGGGCCGGATCCGCCGGGCGGGACCCCGCGTTGGCGAGCGGCTCCCCGGTGGCGGCCGGCACGCGGGCGGCGGGCAGGGCGGGGGCAGCTGCCGCGTAGGGGTTGCTGAGGCTGGGAGCCATGGTGATCGGCTCGGCCGGGATGGACTCCTTGCCCTCGACGGTGGGTCCCCGGCCGAGGTCACGGCGCCGCTTGCGTTGCTCGTCGGCGTCCTGCAGGTGGGAGCCGATGCGGGCCCGGTCCCGCGCCCGGAGGCCGCCGGCGAACTCCTCGAGCAACTCGGCGAGGATGGCGTCGCGCTGGTGCTCCAGGCGCTCCTCCCGCTCGGCAAGCCGGGTGAACAGGGTGCTCTGGGCCACGGCCAGATCCGACGCCGCCCGGGCCATCCGGCCCTGCACCAGCTGCATGATGCGGGCCACTGGGTCCAGGGCGGCCATGATGGCGTCGGCGACCTCCTGCTGGCGGACCTCGATCCCGTCGGCGACCTCGCGGAGGCGCCCGTCCATTAGGTCCTTGAGCTCTTCGTGGCGCCGCCCGGCGATCATCATCTCGCCCTTGAGAACGCTGATCGTCTCGGTGAGGCCCCGCTCGACCGCCCCGACACGCTCGGTCAGGGCCTGCGTCGTCTCCTGCATCCGGAAGCCGAGCGACTCGAGCGATCCAGCGATCGACTCCAGCTTGACCGTCAGGCTGCGCTTGAATGCGGCCTGCTCGGCCACCAGGGCGTCGGTCGCTTGGCGGAACTCGCCGTAGCCGCCGTACTCGCCCCGCTCGGTGAACCGCTCGGTGAACCGCTCCTCCAGCAGCTCAACTAGGCGTTCGTCCCGGCCCTCGATGACTCCCCGCAGGGCGTCCAGCTCCATCCGGGTCGCGGCCAGGGCATCCCGGGAGGACTGCAGGATGCGCATGAACGCGGCCTGCTCCCGTTCCTGCTCCTCGATGGCCGACTGCAGCAGGTCATCCATCCGGGACCGGCTACGGTCCGGGATGCCCGGGATGCCCGCGCTATCGTGCTCAGTAGCGATGGTGGCCCAACCTGATCGACCTCACAATTGACCTGCCACCGTCCATTCTCTCAGGTCACAAGGCCGGATGGCTGATCATTCCCTGAGCGCTGCCTGATCCGGGCATGCGGCCGCCATCCCCGCCGCCCGACCCGGTCCTCATCGCGGCAGCCGTCCGGCGGGATCCACAGGCCTGGGCCGAGTTGTACGACCGGTTCTCCGGCCCGCTTCTTGGCTTCCTGGTCCACCAGCTGCGCGGCGACGTCGCCACCGCCGAGGACCTCCTGTCCGAAACCTTCCTGGAGGCCCTGCGCTCGGCGGACCGCTTCGCCGGGGGCGTGGACGACTTCCGCTCCTGGCTGTTCCGCATCGCCCGCAACAACCTGATCGACCATGTCCGCCGCCAGCGCCGGGCGCGCAGCGACCCGCTCGACGAAACCCTGGAGGCCGATCTCTCCCGAGCGCAGCCGGTGGACGACCCGGGCGACGTCGCCCTCGGCCATCTGGACCGGGACCGGGTGCTGGCCGCGGTCGCCACCCTGTCGCCCGACCAGCGCGAGGTGCTGCTGCTGCGCTTCTCGGGCGGGCTGACGTCGGCCGAGATCGCCGGGGTGGTCCACAAGACAACGGGCGCCGTGAAGGCGCTGCAGCACCGGGCCCTCGCCACGCTGGCCAAGGTGCTGGCGGAGCCCGAGGAAGACGACGGATGACCGTATCCCCCAGCCGGCCCGGAGCGCTGTCATGGCCATGAGCCCCGAAGACGCCCTCGACCAGGCCCTCGACCAGGCCCTCGACGCCCTGTTGGCCGGGACCCCGGGCACCACCGCCATGAGCGGCCTGGCCGGCCTGGCCGGGGCGGTCCGGGCAGCCGTAGCCACCGAGCCGTCGCCCCAGACCCGGGCCCGCCACCAACGCGTGCTGATGGACGAGGCCGCCCGGCTGGCCGGACCGCAGGCCGTTGCCGGGCGGCAGGGCGCCGCGGTCAGGCCCCGCCGCCTCCGGCGCCGGCTGGTGGCCGTCGCTGCCGTGCTGGCCGCCCTGATCGTGGTCGGGGCACCGGCGAGCGCTGCGCTGGCGGCCAATGCCCAGCCCGGCCAGGCCCTGTACTCGATCAAGCTGGCCACCGAGAACGTCGAGCTGGCCTTCCAGCGCAACCCACAGAAGAAGGTGGCGTTGCGCCTCAAGTTCGCCGAGGAGCGCATCGCCGAGATGACCACGCTGGTGGCGCGGGGGCGGACCGGCCAGGTTCCGGGGGTCGCCACCCGGCTCGCCTCGGAGCAGAACCAGGTCGATGCTGCGATCAGCGGGCTGCAGGCGAGCGGGAAGGCACCGGCCGCCCTGCTGCGCAGCGTGATCCGCATGCTGGCCGACCACGCCCGGAAGCTGAGCGCCCTCGCCCAGTCCTCGGGGTGCGGCCTCCACCCGCGCACGGCTGCGTGCCGCCAACTGCTGCGGGCGCGGGCGGGCACCGTCCGCCTCGCCCGCCGCGTGGCGCAGGCCGCCGGGGTGGCGCCGCCTACGTGATGCTCGCTTACTCGATGTTCAGGAGGCGTTTCAGCACTGTGACGCCACGCACCACGTCGGCCCACTCGCCCTCCTTGGCCTTCTCCGCCACGGCGGCCAGGGGTCCCGCCCGGCGGGCGGGCAGCTCATTTTTCACAAAGGGCAGGACCTCGGGGGCCAGCTCGATGCGGGCGTAGCGCCGGTCGTCCTGCCGGACCGCCCGGGTGACGATCCCGGCCCGCTCCAGCCGGTCCACGATCCCCGACACGGTGCTGTGCCCCGAGCCCATCCCGGCGGCCAGTTCGCCCAGGGCCATGCCGGGCGCGTCCGGATGCTCCCGGTCGTGGCGCACCAGCACCCGCAGGGCCAGCATCTGCTGCGGCGTCAGTGGGGTGGGC is part of the Actinomycetota bacterium genome and harbors:
- a CDS encoding glycosyltransferase; protein product: MSESDAPDSIAWPRVLAVVVTHNGRRWLPGCLKSLAMQTYPAIEVIVVDCASDDPEGVRRLVGRLLSGASILRLERNVGFGAAANRALELSPDARSADYYLFVHDDAALDPDCVGLLVAAALETNAGVVGGKGLSWDEPEVLLEVGMSADEFGYPVSGLEEGEIDQSQHDTRREVLFVTSACILVSRAAVERCGSWDGEYFLFGEDLDLCMRARLCGFPVVVTPAARFYHAVAMATGRREGAPNESVRYFTRRNRLRTIAKNASATRVLILIALYTGLLGAEVVLLAGLRRFNEIPPYLRAYGWFTRSLPDVARRRRAVQRRRTVPDRRVRRYMVRDVARARIFLERRLVQWGVGTMRLGQKTFAAFTPSALAGRVSRWSRSPAVGVSAVIAVVLLLAGRHLLLGSTVGAGSLWPFPASPHRLFSDYFASWRDVGLGTGGAPPPSLPILWLVDVVAFGHAGVAQKFLVAALLGAGLAGMFRFMRRRTVNVGGQILAVAVYALAPVLRLAVTTGDLGALGLYALAPYLVECGFRMLGPVPGSAPGPTPGSHAPRPAVALTADDLTRSAIRLGLLSALCLALAPSALVALVALWLVAGILTGAERASDAAGRRLWWVLASLLAAVAVLVPWSVPALGRSGAILGPLFAGAGGGPAYRSLWRTFSFSHLTLLAPGVTLFAGVATVAALAGALLLASTSRRREARMLAAVVIGFTWWAGLAAKGWLPAPAATPGLWLVLPLFGLAVCAGYMAAAVAEDIPRRVAGWRQVVAAVSVGVLGIGLAGGWAPTLLSWPAPPASPVSGTGSSAAALAALQGAASGAPDFRVLWVGSAFVDPVRGGGAGSTAVGDVPYLVTGADGLSMLDASPPSGGAGAMWLRGAVDDLLTGRTHLAGHLLATAAIRYLVVLRDDLATAAVVARQQDMGLVQELSDIDLYQIMDVLPVAGDAPPSLGAATGSGAQPVLQAQWASPPAFRHVAGESFAGTAAAPSPVLLAEPFNAGWRATVAGKALAHSEAFGWANAFAVPAGVTGTVQVDYRHEWHRVGWVLLEAALLLLALAMATVGHVTRPGGHSEGVRPGARRPTPGPLAGIAAPSARPPARIPIPPPGRSPVPGRTTPLPGRTTPLPGRTTPPPDRPSRGTTPPPDRPSGGTTPPPDRPSGGTTPLPGRTTPLPGRTPPPPGRSPLPGRTTPPPGRSSPPGRNTPPPGRNTPPPGGTA
- a CDS encoding DUF5719 family protein produces the protein MRRGEIAAAVVAVLLVLAGLVLNAAVPSHHPAAARIPAAATPLSTAWYCPVPTTQNLGSTAWTANLGSGALHLRATGFGTGSGAATTEDLASGLATNQVAPSPAPAPAVVEGFGQSNASFLTVVGSTTGGTAAPCSSQPGRHWLFATASTAPGYDTYIYVANPFPEQAGVTVRVLSPNGDLVPAGLDNFPIPPSSQTTIYLADYYPETPSFGLDITATRGRLVVDRLMRVNTAAARGLNMSLGVTAPQLQWIFPGGQTPAQGEEDLVVANPSNHEALVNESFQTVDGSAPAGQQNVSVPAGSQVTLKLSDEVPAGTQHSTILSVSNGVPVVADRVTIDGGSAKGYESVQGATGAGTSWWVPAGAPTGGTDILGVVNTSAVTATVGVSVVTASATSNPPDLASLQVAGGLRATFDLTPYLNGQPAVLLVRASSGQIAVENDVQLPSTYRNTIESVGLPGG
- a CDS encoding sigma-70 family RNA polymerase sigma factor — protein: MRPPSPPPDPVLIAAAVRRDPQAWAELYDRFSGPLLGFLVHQLRGDVATAEDLLSETFLEALRSADRFAGGVDDFRSWLFRIARNNLIDHVRRQRRARSDPLDETLEADLSRAQPVDDPGDVALGHLDRDRVLAAVATLSPDQREVLLLRFSGGLTSAEIAGVVHKTTGAVKALQHRALATLAKVLAEPEEDDG
- a CDS encoding DUF5667 domain-containing protein, which produces MSPEDALDQALDQALDALLAGTPGTTAMSGLAGLAGAVRAAVATEPSPQTRARHQRVLMDEAARLAGPQAVAGRQGAAVRPRRLRRRLVAVAAVLAALIVVGAPASAALAANAQPGQALYSIKLATENVELAFQRNPQKKVALRLKFAEERIAEMTTLVARGRTGQVPGVATRLASEQNQVDAAISGLQASGKAPAALLRSVIRMLADHARKLSALAQSSGCGLHPRTAACRQLLRARAGTVRLARRVAQAAGVAPPT
- a CDS encoding MarR family transcriptional regulator; protein product: MSPAGKGKKSKREAEALAVAEGLKAINQHLRKEAFAAAAALPTPLTPQQMLALRVLVRHDREHPDAPGMALGELAAGMGSGHSTVSGIVDRLERAGIVTRAVRQDDRRYARIELAPEVLPFVKNELPARRAGPLAAVAEKAKEGEWADVVRGVTVLKRLLNIE